The genomic DNA ATCCGGGGAGACGCAGTCGCTGATAGAAATGGCGCGTAACGCGCTGCGTAAGGGGCTAAAGATTATTGCGATTACCCGTCAGGGTTCGACGCTGGCCGGGCTTTCTACGCTGTGCTGGCCGTTGTCGATTGATATGAATGCCGTCTCGTTATATCAGCGAGAGGGGCAGCTGGACCTGTTAAGCGCCGTCGATCGTATCGGCTGCAGGCTTCTGCAGCACGATACGGAGTAGGCAGGCCGTCAGAGCTGTTTCACGATACCCAGACGAATGGCGTAATCATTTTCATGATTGCCATCCTGAGTGAGGTAGGTTTTATCCAGCGACACCAGTTCGACGTAAGGCGTCCAGCCGTCGTCGAGCTTGTAGTTGAACGCTACGGTGTGCTCCCAGTAGGTATCATCCCCGGTTCCCTGATCGACATTATCCTGCCAGCGGAAGCGCGGGTTATAGGACATGCCGAATTTCCCGATGTTGTACGCGAACCACAGGTCGAACTGGTGTGATTCGCGGCGGGTGTAGCCGCTGCCGTCCAGGCGTTTGTCGCTGTGCGCATCGTTAACGGTGTTATAGCGGTAGCGGGCAGACAGGTTCAGGCCGTTATCGAATGCTTTCCAGCCCTGGATGAAGGGGCGGTAATGCGTATTGCTGGCGGTAAAGACGGTCACCATCCCTGGTGCGATGGCGAACCCATTTCCCAGATCAAAACGCCAGCGCGTTTCGATTTCCTGTGCTGCCTCCGTTAATCCTTTTTCGTCCGGATTATATCGGTCGGTATCACCAAAGAACGTATCGTTATGGTTTTGCGCCGCTTCGACGGAGAAGTAAAAACCGTTATCAGCCTGATGCATCACTTTAATACGTGAATCATTTACGTCTGAGCGCGTATTATGACCAAAGCGAAGATCGACGGAGGTATTTCCGCACCATCCCTGGGTACTTAATAATAATGCGCTAATACATGTTGCTTTAATAATTGTCTTTTTCATAATGTCCTGCCGAGGTTATTTAAATGGCAGGGCTATTCTTATTTTGGCACACCGTGAAGTAAAAGTTATCGTCGTACATTTAGCGTATCGCTAAACATAAAAAAAGAGATACAGCAGGCTGTATCTCTTGAGGGTTATTCCTGTATCCACCAGATGGCTTCAAACGGGCGCAACAGCAGGTTGTCGGGCTGAGGGGGAGCATCCGCATAGTTGCTCAGTGCGACCCGCCAGGCTCCCTGTACTGACGCGGGAACCCATTGCTGGCGCTCACGGCTCAGGTTTGCCACCACCATCAGCGTCTGGCCCTGCGACCGCCGGCGATAGCACCACAGGGAAGGGTGGTCAGGCAGCAGATCTTCATAATCTCCCCACGTCAGCACCGGCAGGGTTTTGCGCAGGCGAATCAGCGTCTGGTAGGTGTAAAACACAGAATCAGTATCGTCCAGTGCCGCACGGGCATTGACCGTCTCGTAGTTGTCGCAAACGCCAATCCACGGCTCACCCTCGGTAAAGCCCGCACTGTGTGTGGCATCCCACTGCATTGGCGTGCGGCCATTATCGCGGGATTTACTCGCCAGAATAGCCAGCAATTCTTCAGGGGCGCGACCGTTGGCCCGCAGTTCAGCGAACATATTAAGGCTTTCAACGTCGCGGTAATCGGTTATACGGCTGAAGTGCGGGTTGGTCATACCCAGCTCTTCGCCCTGATAAATATACGGGGTGCCCTGCATTCCGTGCAGCACCATACCGAGCATTTTCGCGGCGTGGGGACGGTACTCCCCTTCATCGCCAAAGCGCGACACAATGCGCGGCTGATCGTGGTTACACCAGAACAGCGCGTTCCAGGCTTTGTTGTGCATGCCCTGCTGCCAGTGGCGGAAGAGGGTTTTCAGCGCCACGAAGTCCGGCCTGGCCAGGGTCCACTTTTCGCCGCCGGGGTAATCCACTTTCAGGTGGTGGAAGTTGAAGGTCATCGACAGCTCGCGCCCGTCGAGAGAGGCGTATTGCTGACAGTTTTCCAGCGAGGTCGACGACATCTCGCCTACCGTCATCAGGTTTCGCGGGGTAAAGACGTCGCGGCTCATCTCCTGAAGATACTCATGAATGCGCGGTCCGTCGGTATAGAAGCGACGGCCATCGCCCACGGCGTCATCCGGGAAATCCTGGTCTTTGGAAATCAGGTTAATCACATCGAGGCGTAAACCGTCCACGCCACGGTCGGCCCAGAACTCGCACACCTTTTTCAGTTCGGCGCGCACCTGCGGGTTTTCCCAGTTGAGGTCCGCCTGCTCGGGGGCGAACAGGTGCAGATAGTACTGCTCGCTCTCGGCGTGCCAGCGCCAGGCGTTGCCGCCAAATTTGGAGCGCCAGTTATTGGGCAGTTGTTCCGGCGTACCGTCGCGCCAGATGTAGAACTGGCGATACGGGCTCTCTTTATTCAGCGATTCCCGGAACCAGGCGTGCTGCGTTGAGGTGTGATTGAACACCATATCCAGCACGATACGAATGCCGCGTTGATGGGCCTGCGCGACCAGCTCGTCAAAATCATCCAGCGTGCCGTAGGCCGGGTCGATGGCGGTGTAATTCGCCACGTCGTATCCGTTATCTACCTGCGGGGAAATATAAAACGGCGTCAGCCAGATGGCGTCGATGCCGAGGGTTTGCAGGTAGTCCAGCCGCTGCGTGACGCCGCGTAAATCGCCGGTGCCGCTGCCCGTCGTGTCCTGAAAACTTTTTGGATAGATCTGGTAGATAACGCCGTTCTGCCACCAGTGAGGAAGGGTATTCATAATGCGTTCCTGCAAATGCGAAGGGGCGCAACTGCGCCCCGAAAGATGAAGTTAAACAATCTGCAGCGCGCCCTGACGGTACTTACGCTGGTAAACCACGGTGGTGAGAGCCATTGGAACGACAATCGCGATGACCATCGCCAGGGAAAACACCTGCCAGAAAGCGGGCTGGATGGAGAGAATACCAGGCAGACCGCCGACACCGATCCCGTTCGCCATCACACCGTACAGACCGCATACCAGGCCTGCCAGACCGGAGCCGATCATCGCGCACAGCATCGGGAAGCGGTATTTCAGGTTGATACCGTACATCGCCGGTTCGGTGACGCCGAGGTAGGCGGAGATGGCGGCCGGAACAGAAATCTCACGCTCGTTATGCTTGCGGCTGACCAGGATAATGCCCGTGACCGCCGAGGCCTGCGCAATGTTAGACAGCGCGATGATAGGCCAGACCGGCGTACCGCCCAGGCTCTGAATCATCTGCATATCAATCGCCAGCGTGGTCTGGTGCACGCCGGTGATCACCAGCGGGGCGTACAGGAAGCCAAACAGCATGGCACCAATCGGCGCGAAGCTGCCGGTCATCAGGTGACGTACCGCGAAGGCAACGCCGTCGCCAATCATGCGGCCAAACGGACCGATAAACGCATGGGCAAGGAAGACGGCCAGAATAAGGGAGCAGACCGGCACCACCACCAGATAGAGGTAATCCGGTACGATGCGTTTCAGGCGCGTTTCAATAAAGCCCAGCGTCAGACCGGCCAGCAAGGCTGGGATCACCTGCGCCTGATAGCCCACTTTCGCGATGGTGAACAGACCGAAGTTCCACACCTCAGGCACCTGCTGACCAAGTAAGTAAGCGTTCATTAACTGTGGAGAGACCAGCGTGACGCCCAGCACGATACCCAGAATCGGCGTGCCGCCCATTTTGCGCACCGCTGACCAGCAAATCCCGACCGGCAGATAGAAGAAGATCGCTTCGCCAATCAGCCACAGGAAGTCGTAAACGGTTTTCAGCGCCGGGTACATCTGCGCCAGGGTTTTGCCGTCGCTCATCGGCACATCACCGATAACGTTGCGGAAGCCCAGAATCAGACCCCCGCTGATCAGCGCCGGGAGCAGCGGGAAGAAAATCTCCGCGAAGTGGGAAATTAACTGCTCGTGCCATTTCATATTCTGGCGTGCAGCTTTCTTGGCTTGCTCTTTGTCGGCTGAACTGTGCCCGGTTGTCGCCAGCAGAGCCTGATAGTAATCGCCCACTTCGGTACCGATGACGACCTGGAACTGACCGGCGTTGGTGAAGCAGCCTTTAACCATGGAAAGCGCTTCAATGGCTTTCGGATCGGCTTTGGCCGGATCGTTCAGCACGAAGCGCAGGCGGGTAATGCAATGGCTGACGGTCGCGATATTTTCACGGCCGCCTACCAGGACAATCAACTGGTCGATATCTTCTTGTTTGACTTTACTCATCATGAAACCTCATGACCGATGGTGAGGGGGGTAATGACCTGAGCGCAAGCCTACTCCTTCAGCGTGACGGCGAAAATGGGAACGTTCCCGAAATTGGGCGAAGATCACAATAAACTGATAAACGAGGGTTATGAAAGGTGGGCAGGAATCACGATCTGACGCGGCTCAGCACGTCCGTTAATTTGCTCGATCAGCTGTGCAGCGGCCTGCCTGCCTGACTCGGCGTAGCCCGGATCGACGGTGATAATCTCCGGGTGCAGAAACTTCATCAGCGGCGTACTGCCTACGCTCGCGATCTGCAGTCCCTCTATGCGTTGCTCCTGAAGATATTTACTCGCGCCCAGCGCCAGGGTATCGGTGGCGCATACCAGCGCCGTGGTCTGCGGGGTCAGCACGCTGGCGACCTGCTCGTAGCCCTGTTTCATTCCCAGACCCGGCAGAGACGCGACGGCGGAAAGGTTGTG from Enterobacter ludwigii includes the following:
- the treC gene encoding alpha,alpha-phosphotrehalase, with product MNTLPHWWQNGVIYQIYPKSFQDTTGSGTGDLRGVTQRLDYLQTLGIDAIWLTPFYISPQVDNGYDVANYTAIDPAYGTLDDFDELVAQAHQRGIRIVLDMVFNHTSTQHAWFRESLNKESPYRQFYIWRDGTPEQLPNNWRSKFGGNAWRWHAESEQYYLHLFAPEQADLNWENPQVRAELKKVCEFWADRGVDGLRLDVINLISKDQDFPDDAVGDGRRFYTDGPRIHEYLQEMSRDVFTPRNLMTVGEMSSTSLENCQQYASLDGRELSMTFNFHHLKVDYPGGEKWTLARPDFVALKTLFRHWQQGMHNKAWNALFWCNHDQPRIVSRFGDEGEYRPHAAKMLGMVLHGMQGTPYIYQGEELGMTNPHFSRITDYRDVESLNMFAELRANGRAPEELLAILASKSRDNGRTPMQWDATHSAGFTEGEPWIGVCDNYETVNARAALDDTDSVFYTYQTLIRLRKTLPVLTWGDYEDLLPDHPSLWCYRRRSQGQTLMVVANLSRERQQWVPASVQGAWRVALSNYADAPPQPDNLLLRPFEAIWWIQE
- a CDS encoding oligogalacturonate-specific porin KdgM family protein yields the protein MKKTIIKATCISALLLSTQGWCGNTSVDLRFGHNTRSDVNDSRIKVMHQADNGFYFSVEAAQNHNDTFFGDTDRYNPDEKGLTEAAQEIETRWRFDLGNGFAIAPGMVTVFTASNTHYRPFIQGWKAFDNGLNLSARYRYNTVNDAHSDKRLDGSGYTRRESHQFDLWFAYNIGKFGMSYNPRFRWQDNVDQGTGDDTYWEHTVAFNYKLDDGWTPYVELVSLDKTYLTQDGNHENDYAIRLGIVKQL
- the treB gene encoding PTS trehalose transporter subunit IIBC; the protein is MSKVKQEDIDQLIVLVGGRENIATVSHCITRLRFVLNDPAKADPKAIEALSMVKGCFTNAGQFQVVIGTEVGDYYQALLATTGHSSADKEQAKKAARQNMKWHEQLISHFAEIFFPLLPALISGGLILGFRNVIGDVPMSDGKTLAQMYPALKTVYDFLWLIGEAIFFYLPVGICWSAVRKMGGTPILGIVLGVTLVSPQLMNAYLLGQQVPEVWNFGLFTIAKVGYQAQVIPALLAGLTLGFIETRLKRIVPDYLYLVVVPVCSLILAVFLAHAFIGPFGRMIGDGVAFAVRHLMTGSFAPIGAMLFGFLYAPLVITGVHQTTLAIDMQMIQSLGGTPVWPIIALSNIAQASAVTGIILVSRKHNEREISVPAAISAYLGVTEPAMYGINLKYRFPMLCAMIGSGLAGLVCGLYGVMANGIGVGGLPGILSIQPAFWQVFSLAMVIAIVVPMALTTVVYQRKYRQGALQIV